One region of Armigeres subalbatus isolate Guangzhou_Male chromosome 3, GZ_Asu_2, whole genome shotgun sequence genomic DNA includes:
- the LOC134225603 gene encoding glycosylated lysosomal membrane protein-like — protein MLCFGGLQVMLVVSLAGVGLCTLPQVSDIDRKLTARLNPDCPDDICTEDGNVLTLIHIRADSEVDTIHYVWDFTGKPTILVALTGKNASLKINWYDFLDAKPSSVQFSEAPIYTFMTVINRIFQFDDTDDIGALAGSDKVFVYNPHDFKYNRTLLWFNEKDVIAALSVDNDFLFKLNAFSTRDHGMDFPHLLHTSNSTQVDIVFNNISAKFNRPRFAVELLFVVSEQAVTGTDFEITKRRSLDDEHTPGIFEIIDVLSPGAFKFSTGGYIEYRPVSYTHPERDVSTSTETHQTVPEAIASAANALNATLAYAIFGQKLDTLLVQGMNISFGFSGDGFYTKSNYTTLTFQVGYGVPPLEQLSAFVLIVAGIGIGLPLAMLLFGGIYICTKKLRNRRGIRV, from the exons ATGTTATGTTTTGGCGGATTGCAAGTTATGCTGGTAGTAAGTTTGGCTGGCGTGGGATTATGTACGTTGCCCCAAGTTAGTGACATCGATCGCAAG CTGACGGCTCGCTTGAATCCCGACTGTCCGGATGATATTTGCACCGAAGATGGCAACGTGTTGACCCTAATCCACATTCGAGCTGATTCGGAGGTGGATACGATTCACTACGTATGGGATTTCACGGGGAAACCGACAATCTTGGTGGCACTCACGGGAAAGAATGCGTCTTTGAAGATCAACTGGTACGACTTCCTGGACGCAAAACCGTCGTCGGTCCAATTCAGTGAAGCGCCCATCTACACTTTTATGACTGTTATTAACCGG ATATTCCAGTTCGATGACACGGACGACATTGGAGCATTGGCTGGAAGTGACAAAGTTTTTGTCTACAACCCGCATGATTTCAAGTACAATCGCACTCTGCTCTGGTTCAACGAGAAGGATGTGATTGCTGCATTGAGTGTCGATAACGATTTTCTATTCAAG TTGAACGCCTTCTCGACGCGAGATCACGGAATGGATTTCCCGCATTTGCTGCACACATCCAACTCAACCCAGGTCGACATCGTCTTCAACAATATCAGCGCCAAGTTCAATCGACCCCGGTTTGCGGTGGAACTGTTGTTTGTCGTGTCGGAACAGGCAGTCACCGGTACCGATTTCGAGATCACCAAGCGGAGAAGTTTGGACGATGAGCACACGCCGggaattttcgaaataattgaCGTGCTTTCGCCCGGTGCCTTCAAATTCTCTACCGGCGGGTACATCGAGTATCGACCGGTTTCCTACACGCACCCCGAGCGGGATGTTTCCACGTCGACCGAAACACATCAAACTGTACCGGAAGCGATTGCATCCGCCGCCAATGCATTGAATGCCACCCTAGCTTACGCGATTTTCGGACAAAAATTGGACACGTTACTGGTTCAGGGCATGAACATTTCGTTCGGTTTCAGTGGTGATGGATTCTACACCAAGTCGAACTACACGACGCTGACGTTCCAGGTCGGATACGGAGTGCCTCCGCTTGAACAGCTGTCCGCCTTTGTGTTGATTGTGGCAGGAATCGGTATTGGTTTACCGTTGGCTATGCTTCTTTTTGGAGGAATCTACATTTGCACCAAGAAGCTACGGAATCGACGGGGAATTCGAGTGTAG